Below is a window of Xiphophorus maculatus strain JP 163 A chromosome 19, X_maculatus-5.0-male, whole genome shotgun sequence DNA.
aaacctccaaaagaaaaggaagaaaagaaacctgccaaagaagaaataaaagtggAGAAACTGcccaaagaaaagaaacatgtcaaagaaaaacagaaggttGAGAAACCaccaaaagaaaaggaagaaaagaaacctgtcaaagaagaaacaaaggTCAAGAAACCTCCCAAAGAAAAGCTAGGTGTTGAGAAACCTATCAAGGATAAgatagaagaaaagaaactttcagcagaaggaaaatctgaacagaaacgCCAAACAGCAAAAATAGGAGTAAAGAAACCTAAAGAAGGTAAGAACAAAAGGAAATTTCTAATAAACTAACCCTAACTAAGTtagctttcaagtgtttcaggaacccAGATTCATGGATTCCATCAAACCCTCTTCATAGTCATATGCACTCTGCTTGGATATGGTTTAGCATTTCAGTGATCATCATCAATGGTGTCAGTGTGATATATATGCACAAGATCAGATTTCTGAATGTCTCTATGGTCTACACAAGCTTCATAAGTTGGTGAGAAGGAAATTCTCATATATTAAAGAAGTACAACAGGATTGAAAATTTCAGAAAGATTAAGAACTGAACTAAGAGACAAGAAGCCAAGAAACATAGGAAATAAGAAATATGGAAGTGAGGAATTAAGGCGAGggctgcatttttttccttccaagCGATGATATGACTGGTCATTTACCTCTTTGTTCTAGATATTAAGCCCAAAAGAACAATCAAGCGGGAGTTTCCAACTGTCCTCAGGAAGCAACAtcttaatgtgacaaaaccCGGTGAGGCAATGTGCAACATTTCTGTATACatatttaatgtgtgttttataaaagaTACAATTCACAAAAAGCTCTTAATATAAAAATGCAAGTAAAATACAGAGGTGCTGAAAATGCTCAATTTTAagtaagtctttttttattattattccaaaacactgttttatgtAATCCATGTATAGATTTTTAAGAAACTTGCGAAATAAATTTGAGTCCactttaattttctctttacCTTTTCACCTGAGAAACTAAAGCAACCTTTGTGAAGGAAGGGAAAAATCACTGTATATATACAGAGGCCAATTTTACAACTcagctgagtttatttttagaattttaatgttacaatttgttttgttgagtacaataaaaatgtgtttgtgggGAATGGTGTTATTCCTCTAGTTGATATGCAACTAGAGGGATATCAAGTATTAATTTCAGTACCTGAAACTTGTACGTAGATTTGTATATGTTTGTTTGGGTTGCTGAAATCACAATGTTTTTACACAGAAACCACTCCAATCAAGACCAAAAAGGTGGCAGTTGTGAAAAGTAAGAGTCACATTCACATTTAGATGAGCTGATAAAgtagttttcagttttaataacCTTTTGTTGTCTCTCAAAGAGCTCGAAATCCCAGACAAAAACGTCTCCTTAACAAAGACGAAAGTAGTAAAGGCAGCGCTGCTACGAAAAGGTACGTGTTTACAGTTATTCTTGTCATGTGGTAGCGTGTGTTGATGGGCCCAAAATGCGGGTAGATTTTGGTGatataatgaaagaaaatgaagaacaaaaaacttACAGCTATCACAGGAAACCAAGGGAgccaaagaagaacaaaaaacatacatcCTAAAAGGATGGCAGGgaattgacagaaaaacaatggcatgaaacaggaggaaccagcaagAAGTGAGAGGAGAAAGGGTTATAGGAACTGGGAGAGTGAATGCTGGAACGATGGACCTGGGCTGACTAGCTTACCGACTGCAGGTATGAGGGGAGAGACAGAAAGTGGCACATGGGGCGAGGGAGCATACACAGGACTAGGAAGTGAATCCGACAGTAAACCAAAACTAAACATAGGGAACATTATTAAACTATAGTAACTAAGAATAATTCGACACAAGAagtaaacacaataaagtaaaatcattaaagaaggactgaactaaagaaaatcaaaaattgaGAAGCCTGTCAGGAGAGAACAGTTGCTGAAAGTTTCAATAAATCCAAACCAGGAAGTAAAAtccttgtttttgttgcagttccTGAGGCTCCAAAAGAAACAGCCAAgccttcaaaagtcaaaaaaggtAATGTAGTGGCTGAAGCTgtagttagttgtttttttttttttcttgcgtCAGAAACCTGgtctgaaatatgttttatttgcttcagtTGTTGAGGTTCTTAAGGAGAAGATTGAACCTATCACTcagaaaaaaggtttgtttttcaagttatccacagttttctctttttgattCATCTCGAGAtatgttgtttgtgtttgtgttataCTAATATCTTGTTCATTTTACGAAATATTTATTACATCAATATGAatgttctttccatttttagatttttacagttttgtatGTAATTGAGTTCTACATCTgacttgtgatttttattccTGTGTATTAATTTATCCGTGTTTCAGCAGCTGTTATTAAGGCAAAACCAGCACCTGCTGAAAAGAAGAAAGGTAGGGAGATGCAGTGGTTTATTTGTtgcatcattattattttatttagtaaaattgtAGTGAAAGTAGTTGATTGATGACAGTATCATTTATTGCCACACATTACAATAGTGACTTTGCTACCTATATTTTAGTCAGGAAATAATTGATGCTGAAATAATAAACACTTTTAATGTGAAGGAaggcaaattaaaaaatgacaaattaaattaaattaaattgattcCTCAGAATGAGATTTGAAGCTGTTGGCTACAAAGGTAAATATTGTTTACAATGCTTTTGGCCTGAGGGTTTTAATTATTGCCACTTTTATTTACTTGCTGTCATAAATCTGTCTAAATCCGTCTAAATACCTATTTGGGAGGATTTGTGTTAACAGCAAGAAGCTACACTTCAAAGAAGAGCTTTTGGAGAAAGCTAGAAAAACGAGTTATGGTTTATAATTTCGAGAATTTTGAgcttttattatataaaaagcCTTCGATCTAACATATTGATGCAAACACTGTTTTTCAGAGAAAACTGTCCCGAAGCAGACGGTAAAGGATAAAGCTAAAGGTAaagattgaaaacatttttgttgccaACACTGTTTTACTACAGTATGCAAGATtcttattcaaagaaaaaaaaataccgaAATACTTTACATGAAATAATTATGCAATACTTGTAAACAATTATGAgttgaatatgttttaatttgcaGAAGACAGAGTTCTTAAAGAGAGACAGGAGCCGGCAAAGAAAGGTACAGATTTAAACCAATATTCTTCTGGAGTTCATATCAGTGTggcttcatttatttatgtagaaaACTGTTGTTCTAGAAAAACCTGCTGAGAAGGCTGCCAGAGACGAGAAGGTTGAAGGTACTGAATAGTTTCTGTAACTTTTGGTATTGTGATTTGAGTTTGAGTTAACAATATGCCGTCTTGTTAACAGAACAACTTTTGGACAGCTTTCCCATGGATGGTAAGCACAAATTCCCTCTtagtgaataaaatatacacaacggtttaaactgaaaaataattttaaaagaaaataaagaaaactggcTGGTATGTTTCTCTCCAGACGACCTGCCGTACTTCCAGTGTTTCTTCCTGGACGAGGACGAGGCTCAGTTTCCATTTTATGCCTTCTCACCTCTACACATTTAACTCCTAGTGTGCATCTAATCTGAGGTGGCCTTACTCATAATGACAAAGTCCTGTCACACTCCGGGCTGCAGAAACATGGCAGCACCCGTTCACTGTGTCCAACAAGCGACCAGAGCGGCTGAAATGTGAAGGACTGTTTTTATCGTTTTGTTCGCGGGTCTGGTTGAGCTCTCGTTTTGAATACACAAAGAGGGCGTCATTCCTTTTGATTCATTTCCAATTTCTGCACTCCAGTTATATTTTAACTTGAACAACCAAGACTTTTGCAAATAGTCGCTGCATATATTTAGCTTGCTTTTCAAATATAACACATTTCTTATAATCTCACTGATTTAAAGAATTTTGttcttaaaggaaaaaaaaaaatctgaaacatagcagaatttttcttttcatttttgcatgTAAACTATGGGATGGAATGACCCTGCTCTGTATCCGAAAGCTCCCAGACTCACTGGCAGGATGATACCTGCGATTAAGTCTTATTTAATGGAACCATCTGCACCAAGTGCTTGTTTAAAAGTTGGTGCTACTTTTCTTGAACTCTGGTTTGAGTCCAAGTTTATTTTGAGATGGTTTTCACCATCTGGTCTCTGTAATTCCTTGACTGACCAAACACATGACGTCGTTACCAGCTGTACCTGGTATATTTGGGGTAAGTAGGTTCTTCTGCCCAGGTAACATCTAAACACCCTGGTGCTGAGATGTTCACCGAGGGCAAAACCCGACATCGATCATGCAACAGCAActgattttcttatttgttgCTCCCGACTAGCAATGTTACTGACTGTATGGTGGATTCCACGCAGCAACTTTTAAGAGTTTTCTGAGCCGTGGTCCAACTTAGGCCTGGCAACACAGAAATCCTGAGATGCTCACGGATTGAGCTTCGCCAGCTGCATATGGTACATTGGCTTTTTTTGCACCATATGCTGCACAGAAGACATGAGGCGTGCTCTGATTTAAGGCACCAGTCCTGAGTCGAATGTAAAACTCCTTACAGATTCAGAGGAAATTCTAGGAACAAGCTCTATGACGGGGCAGATGCTGCAGCTCTCCAGTAACTTAAACTGTAAAGGCTGCATATTACAATGATGTTTATAAATACCCACCAGAAATGTGGTTGGTGTGTTCCTATGTAAGGGTGAGCTGTCCTGTCGTTGCATATTTGCAGGAGGAATGTGCAATACTTAGTGTAATGATCCCATTGATTTGATGGTATCTTTGGCTGTCTTTTAATAACCTGTGCATGTTGCGTGTGTGTTTTATGCTCCCATATGTTGAGCCTACATGACGACTTCCTTTGAATCACAACCTAAGTAGTAGCAGAAACACGTGAAATACTGACATAATTTTAAACCAGAAACTCGTGTTGCTCAGAGACAACAAGAATCTTGATGTAAATAGTTTAATACATGAAACAGGACTGTTTATTTTAACTGGAACTATTACCACCTAAACTGCATTTTCCCTGCTGTAAACTTATATTATGTATAAATTTGTCAGGCCCTCAgtatttttgtcaataaaagCAATTTGTCAGCAAAACATTGCTatgtatgtgattttttttttctctcttaaagCTACAATAATATGGCTTAGATCAAATGCAAGTCTCCAATTGGAGGCACTTCAATAGTGTCAGCATGTCAGAACCAGACCTCTTTAACAATTACCATCTCAATATCAACATAACTGGCTACTGCTTTTATCTTATCACTCTTACTGTTACTGCAAACTTTTAAAGATTGAGAGTTGAGATCCAACTATACAACTAACAAATGTTAGGGTTAAAGCAGGTCAGTTTACACCATTGAGACAGATTCCTCACAAAGAGGAAACGTTTGTCATTCTCCTGTAAAGAGTACTCTACGTACATCCAAATATTATCTCTGctacaaagaagaaaataagtccccttttttgcactttaattaAAGACTGTAAACCTTGGGCTGCAAGGTTTCTTTTAACCATTAAGGATCCGAAATATTTGTGCAAAAGCTTTTTTATAGTTATCAAATTATACATTAATTACTGTAATGTCAAATCCCTTCGCCTGGGTTTACCTGAATCATTTTTGTGCGACTGATTAACTGAGAAGTGGCCGGGAGTTCAGACGTGAAGAATGGCGCACTGATAAGAGGAGCGGAGACTGCGGCTTAGCTTCAGAAATTCATCCGTCTTTATACTGAAAAGCTTTCCAGTATAAATCACTATAGCACTGAATCCCTTCACTGTTTGCATGAATCACTTTGTGCGACCAATTAATTGAGAAGTGGCCAGGAGTTTCGATGTGAAGAGTGGCACGCTGATAACAGGAGTGGAAGCTGCAGCTTAGCTTCATTCAAATGCAAAATGAACTTAAGGAGTGTGAAACGTTCTAGTAtctgcagctggaaaaaaaaagtttcctgcTGGGCTCTAGATGTGGATTTAAACGACTAAACACTAAAAATTGGAATGCTTTGAACTGTCCACGTCCCTCAGCGCGTCCCGTCTCATCGGGGTTGGTCCACGCAACATCGAACGGTGCCTCTACGTAATGACACCACAAATTGAACTGGATCATCCCGAGGCGGATGACAACAGCAAACATATCATAACGGCTGCATGCAGAGTTGCAAAAAAAAGGCCAACCCAGTGAAGGAATGGAGATAAAAGGGAACgatgttgcactgagaagtttTACGTAGCACATAGAGGGTCTGAAAGATTAGGAAAGTTTAATTTAGctatgtattttacattttcacttttcatcagtgacccctcacacccccaccatggactgttctccctgctgccctctggaaagaggttccgcagcatccggtgcaggtccacctggttccgaaacagctttttcccacttgccatcagactgctgaactcttaactggactgcactcaaaaactggtctccacttcataccttgcacatgtacagagctaaataacttctattttactgtccttcctgcactttatatttagatttatattcatattttatactgtattttattttattctggagtaacctcacaacattggaatctcaaaacactgtcctgagccctatacaacgaaatttcgttctgtattcaccctgtgcatgcaaaatgacaataaagtcagtctaagtctaatacATGAGTCAGAAACAGTTTAGGCCCTTGATCATTATCCATGTACTTTACAGAGGATCTCACAAAATAATGGGAAAGGGAATGTCTCGAGGATCAGGATATAGAAAGTTATGTATCAGAAATTGTAATACTGTGACCAGTCTTTTGTTTTCCAGAGTGTGGAATTGTATCGCCCCACCTGTTGTTGTTCCAGTCTATTCTTTTGAATGCAGTGATACTGCACTGTTCTTACTCAAGGTTAACTTGCATCCCCATGACTACAAAATTATGTGTTTATGTAATGAAAAGAAGTCAAGTGCAAACCATTGTttgaagtattaaaaaaaaaaaaaaactacatatttttcattttaggtAAAAAGCAGAAGCTCTTGTTGATGGTTTACTGTGCTGGGATAAATGGTGTCCGCCTTCCTTAAACTTTAGGCCTTCTCATATGTGTGGATTGCTTTGACTCCCTGAAAGGTTAACGtctagaaaaaaagataaagcaaGGCTAGTTAGATATACTGAGAATGTTTTGTAAAGGTAACAtaagttttgtttagttttacttgCATCATGAAAACGACAAGCAGttgacaacaaaataaaaagttctttctaatttgttgttttgtaattatttaattcttaaatattttagtttttacaataCTAAGCTTTCCACATAACTTTTGTCTGtctgactttatttaaaaatattaaattacctGTTCTGATCAGTTagtactttttgtcattttcaataaaagctttctttttttacttttgagtcaTTCCTTGGTGgacactttttatttatgtacaatatatatttaagtAGAGCTATTCTTACCTGATCTTAAGCTGacattttcctgtattttcttttcttttacacacTACTAAATATTATTGATGCTCTGAACCAGttacatttttctaatgaaAGTTTAACTGAAAATTCCTCAAGTATAGTAGAATaaaattttgctgtttttttttttttttttttttttttttttttgcaggctGGGTtacctgtttgtttgttgttttatttttatcattttatcatATATCATTTTGACGCCAGGTGGATGTTGTCCGCAAACGTTCAGTGAAAGTCTAGTAAACGTTAGCTGAACGTTTAATGGAGTCCTGCGAACGTCGTCAAGGCAACGCTCAGGGGACGTCTTCTGAACGTTCAGTTCTAAGCTTGATATGTTTCTCGAAACCACTCGCTTCGGTGTTTGTTAAGcagaatattatttattttttgctccgGGGACAGAATCAGGAGAACATCTCAAGAACTGCCAAGGGCAGCGGAACAAACAGCGGAAATCTCACTAAAACTCACCATCACCATCTTTCCATTCCTGATTTCTCTAATCAATATGGTCTCTTTCCCATCCCACTTCTGTGTATGCACCAATTTGTCTCCCTCCATGGTAAAGGTAGACTACAAGGCAGAATGTGAAACGCATGGTTAGAACAGGAATGGGTTGCGACTCACACTaaacattttgtagtttttaccTTTACTTTTCGGTCGTCAGATGTAGTCTCGTCAAACTCCTCTCCAAGTTTGCCCGAGACTTCAGTGGCCCTGAATCTGCTCTGGGTTTTAACCACCACTCTATCCCCGTCCATGCTGATTATTGTTGCTGGTTTGGTAACATTGCCCACTTGTCTTGTGGCAAAAGGAATTCCTGCCAAGAGAATATGCGGGTCTGATTCCACTAATATATTATTTACGGTGCAATTTTTTTTGAACTAATTCGTCATAAATATTCTACCTAGTGCCTTCATGTAGTCATCAAAGTTCCGACTCTCCACCAGTGTCCATGTTGCGCAGAAAGCCTCGACCATTTTTGCAGATGTAATCCTTCTCTCTTCTCACCAAACTCCGCATCCCGTGTTGCGCCTGTAGAGTCAAATTAATACTGGGGGCGGAGTCTTCTGGTCACGGCCTGAACAGCTGATTGGTTGTAACAAAAGCGGTCTGACCTTTGATTGGTCAGCACAAGTTGTATATTAGAAAGTCAAATTATAAGGCGTTAGTGGGACAATCGCTCGGTATATTGTTACATGaacatggagaaataaacacaaaaaagtacgttttcctaaaaaaataagtttctaataagtttaaaattcatttaatgAAACAGTATTgaacacagactgatgttttcaagtttttattccTGTTATATTCTCACTGTATATGACAAATAATATTAGAATATGAcatcagacaaaataaataaataaataaacgtttaatacaaaaatgtggtcttattaataaaaaaaaaaacaaatcaacattcTCCTTCCAAGGTGGCATTGGttaaaaggaaatgtaaaaGGTATTGTACGAGCCAATAATTGTGATATTGggaattttgatgaaaaaaatttgtaatgcatttttttattttcccacaaaaaaaaaatacaaacttaaaggtggattttttttatcattatcattGTGTGATAATGCTGTTGCTATAAAACGTACCGTAGATTCATTTCAATGTCAACCTTCCTCCTATAAGGGACGCTGCTATGTCATTATTCGGTGAAGCTTATCTGAGCCAAAAGTCACTGTAACTGTAACAATTTACTCTGAGCAAACAAATTCGCAAATAGCAGTTCAGAGAAAGCGTTTCTCGTTGCAAACACTCTGCTGAATcattttacaatttaataaCCTTTCCTATGTTGCTCTGCACGTCCCCTGAGTCTCTTCTGGTCTTATGCTGTGATGAAGTCCCTGTTGTTGTCGATCAAAAGGTTcttgggaaagaaaaaaaacatgaggaaCAGATATAGCATTTCTAATATAAAGACCAAAGAACCTGTCAAAAAGAGAGGGTTTTATTGATATATTAATGCAGATTGCATCCCATCTCTAAGGTGAAAAGATGGACTCAGGAGAGAGAATctgcctttttctttcttttggaaACCTGCTGAGCCTGACAGCTTGTGCTCACTTCTTAATAATCAGgaactttgttcattttcatttcttccatCCATCACAGACATCTCCATAGAAGTAATGACTGTCCGTCAGTGTTCTGGTTTTAGCCTTAATGTTTCTGAAACTGCAACcgctttgctttaaaaaaatgttgttgtttctttgtttcaattttttcttaaatgaataTCTGATTTGGGTGACAGTGCAATAAGCACTGGTACTGGAAAACCCTGGTACTCCCAGTgttaactgatttttttaaatgttccaaGATTGAGCAG
It encodes the following:
- the LOC102233829 gene encoding fatty acid-binding protein, brain-like, which produces MVEAFCATWTLVESRNFDDYMKALGIPFATRQVGNVTKPATIISMDGDRVVVKTQSRFRATEVSGKLGEEFDETTSDDRKVKSTFTMEGDKLVHTQKWDGKETILIREIRNGKMVMTLTFQGVKAIHTYEKA